One Panicum virgatum strain AP13 chromosome 9K, P.virgatum_v5, whole genome shotgun sequence genomic region harbors:
- the LOC120650746 gene encoding uncharacterized protein LOC120650746 isoform X1 yields MGNSCVAGAFSAPAPLRKTHDPVFKWKFYGFSALLDRGAVSANSAPFHCCGYSWFLHVIPKHKKSGDKIPYVALCLCVNQNILKPGCTLSAVFELSIYNHSKGTYRGCKASYHFHVKQTHSERKCLIPLDEVLKSSDFLVDDSCVFGVRILKADVSSQNKPIVIPKKPITVQNIFLQKKGFIKGIYTWTMNNFLDMKLPVLSPEFDVGGQKWHINMHPLGDQYSTNSLSLYLYLHDQKKLPLESGMMIELTLSILDQKHGKHYTVTGRFVFATNAKNGWGWSNFIPLKTLMDPSRGYLVGSNCILKADATIIGSSNDG; encoded by the exons ATGGGCAACTCTTGCGTTGCAGGCGCTT TTTCAGCTCCTGCACCTCTGAGAAAGACCCATGATCCAGTTTTCAAATGGAAGTTTTACGGTTTCTCAGCTTTACTTGATAGGGGGGCTGTATCAGCTAATTCTGCTCCTTTTCACTGCTGTGGATACAGTTG GTTCCTGCACGTGATCCCAAAGCATAAAAAGTCTGGTGATAAGATTCCATACGTTGCTCTATGCCTTTGCGTAAACCAAAACATCTTAAAGCCAGGTTGCACCTTGAGTGCAGTTTTCGAGTTGTCAATATACAACCATTCAAAAGGGACTTACCGTGGATGTAAAG CTAGCTACCACTTCCATGTCAAGCAGACGCACTCAGAGAGAAAATGCTTGATTCCTCTTGACGAAGTACTGAAATCATCTGATTTTCTGGTTGATGATAGCTGTGTCTTTGGTGTGAGGATATTAAAGGCGGATGTTTCTTCGCAAAATAAGCCTATTGTGATTCCAAAGAAGCCTATCACAGTTCAGAACATCTTCCTCCAGAAGAAGGGATTCATCAAAGGAATCTACACCTGGACCATGAACAACTTCCTTGACATGAAGCTCCCAGTCCTTTCTCCTGAATTTGATGTTGGCGGACAAAAATG GCACATCAACATGCATCCACTTGGTGACCAATATAGCACCAATTCGCTTTCGCTGTACTTATACCTGCATGATCAGAAGAAGCTCCCTCTCGAGTCTGGAATGATGATTGAACTGACTCTATCCATCCTGGACCAGAAGCATGGGAAACACTACACAGTTACAG GTCGCTTCGTGTTTGCAACCAACGCAAAGAATGGCTGGGGATGGTCCAACTTCATTCCACTGAAGACACTCATGGACCCATCCAGAGGCTATCTTGTGGGATCAAACTGCATTCTGAAGGCAGATGCCACTATCATTGGGTCATCCAATGACGGCTAG
- the LOC120650746 gene encoding uncharacterized protein LOC120650746 isoform X3: MGNSCVAGAFSAPAPLRKTHDPVFKWKFYGFSALLDRGAVSANSAPFHCCGYSWFLHVIPKHKKSGDKIPYVALCLCVNQNILKPGCTLSAVFELSIYNHSKGTYRGCKASYHFHVKQTHSERKCLIPLDEVLKSSDFLVDDSCVFGVRILKADVSSQNKPIVIPKKPITVQNIFLQKKGFIKGIYTWTMNNFLDMKLPVLSPEFDVGGQKWHINMHPLGDQYSTNSLSLYLYLHDQKKLPLESGMMIELTLSILDQKHGKHYTVASCLQPTQRMAGDGPTSFH; encoded by the exons ATGGGCAACTCTTGCGTTGCAGGCGCTT TTTCAGCTCCTGCACCTCTGAGAAAGACCCATGATCCAGTTTTCAAATGGAAGTTTTACGGTTTCTCAGCTTTACTTGATAGGGGGGCTGTATCAGCTAATTCTGCTCCTTTTCACTGCTGTGGATACAGTTG GTTCCTGCACGTGATCCCAAAGCATAAAAAGTCTGGTGATAAGATTCCATACGTTGCTCTATGCCTTTGCGTAAACCAAAACATCTTAAAGCCAGGTTGCACCTTGAGTGCAGTTTTCGAGTTGTCAATATACAACCATTCAAAAGGGACTTACCGTGGATGTAAAG CTAGCTACCACTTCCATGTCAAGCAGACGCACTCAGAGAGAAAATGCTTGATTCCTCTTGACGAAGTACTGAAATCATCTGATTTTCTGGTTGATGATAGCTGTGTCTTTGGTGTGAGGATATTAAAGGCGGATGTTTCTTCGCAAAATAAGCCTATTGTGATTCCAAAGAAGCCTATCACAGTTCAGAACATCTTCCTCCAGAAGAAGGGATTCATCAAAGGAATCTACACCTGGACCATGAACAACTTCCTTGACATGAAGCTCCCAGTCCTTTCTCCTGAATTTGATGTTGGCGGACAAAAATG GCACATCAACATGCATCCACTTGGTGACCAATATAGCACCAATTCGCTTTCGCTGTACTTATACCTGCATGATCAGAAGAAGCTCCCTCTCGAGTCTGGAATGATGATTGAACTGACTCTATCCATCCTGGACCAGAAGCATGGGAAACACTACACA GTCGCTTCGTGTTTGCAACCAACGCAAAGAATGGCTGGGGATGGTCCAACTTCATTCCACTGA
- the LOC120650746 gene encoding uncharacterized protein LOC120650746 isoform X2: protein MGNSCVAGASPAPLRKTHDPVFKWKFYGFSALLDRGAVSANSAPFHCCGYSWFLHVIPKHKKSGDKIPYVALCLCVNQNILKPGCTLSAVFELSIYNHSKGTYRGCKASYHFHVKQTHSERKCLIPLDEVLKSSDFLVDDSCVFGVRILKADVSSQNKPIVIPKKPITVQNIFLQKKGFIKGIYTWTMNNFLDMKLPVLSPEFDVGGQKWHINMHPLGDQYSTNSLSLYLYLHDQKKLPLESGMMIELTLSILDQKHGKHYTVTGRFVFATNAKNGWGWSNFIPLKTLMDPSRGYLVGSNCILKADATIIGSSNDG from the exons ATGGGCAACTCTTGCGTTGCAGGCGCTT CTCCTGCACCTCTGAGAAAGACCCATGATCCAGTTTTCAAATGGAAGTTTTACGGTTTCTCAGCTTTACTTGATAGGGGGGCTGTATCAGCTAATTCTGCTCCTTTTCACTGCTGTGGATACAGTTG GTTCCTGCACGTGATCCCAAAGCATAAAAAGTCTGGTGATAAGATTCCATACGTTGCTCTATGCCTTTGCGTAAACCAAAACATCTTAAAGCCAGGTTGCACCTTGAGTGCAGTTTTCGAGTTGTCAATATACAACCATTCAAAAGGGACTTACCGTGGATGTAAAG CTAGCTACCACTTCCATGTCAAGCAGACGCACTCAGAGAGAAAATGCTTGATTCCTCTTGACGAAGTACTGAAATCATCTGATTTTCTGGTTGATGATAGCTGTGTCTTTGGTGTGAGGATATTAAAGGCGGATGTTTCTTCGCAAAATAAGCCTATTGTGATTCCAAAGAAGCCTATCACAGTTCAGAACATCTTCCTCCAGAAGAAGGGATTCATCAAAGGAATCTACACCTGGACCATGAACAACTTCCTTGACATGAAGCTCCCAGTCCTTTCTCCTGAATTTGATGTTGGCGGACAAAAATG GCACATCAACATGCATCCACTTGGTGACCAATATAGCACCAATTCGCTTTCGCTGTACTTATACCTGCATGATCAGAAGAAGCTCCCTCTCGAGTCTGGAATGATGATTGAACTGACTCTATCCATCCTGGACCAGAAGCATGGGAAACACTACACAGTTACAG GTCGCTTCGTGTTTGCAACCAACGCAAAGAATGGCTGGGGATGGTCCAACTTCATTCCACTGAAGACACTCATGGACCCATCCAGAGGCTATCTTGTGGGATCAAACTGCATTCTGAAGGCAGATGCCACTATCATTGGGTCATCCAATGACGGCTAG